From the unidentified bacterial endosymbiont genome, one window contains:
- a CDS encoding SymE family type I addiction module toxin, whose translation MQDMAINRPYRQLKVGYFRRRHENRKTKVPTGYSVHAALSLKGDWLEQAGFTTNSRVRVGVEHGKIVIELMSEGVS comes from the coding sequence ATGCAGGACATGGCCATTAACAGACCCTATCGGCAGTTAAAAGTGGGTTACTTCAGGAGACGACATGAAAATCGTAAAACAAAAGTCCCAACAGGTTATAGCGTCCATGCTGCGCTGAGCCTGAAAGGCGACTGGCTTGAGCAAGCTGGCTTTACCACAAATTCACGAGTGAGGGTGGGCGTTGAGCATGGAAAAATCGTCATTGAATTAATGTCGGAGGGCGTCTCGTAA
- the flhA gene encoding formate hydrogenlyase transcriptional activator FlhA, which translates to MPYTPMSNLGQQGLFDITRTLLQQPDLGSLSDALTRLVRQSALADNAAIVLWHSGSHRASYHSTRDNGKSFEYEDETFLAHGPVRRILSRPEALHCNFDEFEQAWPMLAQSHLYQPFGHYSMLPLAAEGHIFGGCEFIRNTDQPWSEAEYERLHTFTQIAAVVAEQIQSRVSNNVDYDLLSRERDNFRILVAITNAVLSRLDMDELVSEVSKEIHHYFKIDAISIALRGHRKGKLNIYSTHYLDEANPAHEQSEVDEAGTLSERVFRSKEILLLNLNEQDALAPYERMLFNTWGNKIQTLCLLPLMSGNTMLGVLKLAQCEEGVFTTANLKLLRQIAERISIALDNALAYQEIHRLKERLVDENLALTEQLNNVDSEFGEIIGRSDAMYSVLKQVEMVAQSDSTVLILGETGTGKELIARAIHNLSNRNSRRMVKMNCAAMPAGLLESDLFGHERGAFTGASSQRLGRFELADKSSLFLDEVGDMPLELQPKLLRVLQEQEFERLGSNKLIQTDVRLIAATNRDLKKMVADREFRSDLYYRLNVFPIYLPPLRERPEDIPLLVKAFTAKIARRMGRNIDSIPAETLRTLSSMEWPGNVRELENVIERAVLLTRGNVLQLSLPDVSLAEASVTAAEVAQDGEDEYQLIMRVLKETNGVVAGPKGAAQRLGLKRTTLLSRMKRLGIDKESLA; encoded by the coding sequence GCCATCGCGCGAGCTATCATTCAACGCGTGATAACGGCAAATCCTTTGAATATGAAGATGAAACGTTTCTCGCTCATGGTCCGGTACGGCGCATTCTCTCCCGTCCGGAAGCGCTGCATTGCAACTTCGATGAATTCGAGCAAGCCTGGCCAATGCTGGCGCAAAGTCACTTATATCAACCGTTCGGCCACTACAGCATGCTGCCCCTGGCGGCGGAAGGTCATATCTTTGGCGGCTGCGAGTTTATCCGCAATACCGACCAGCCCTGGAGCGAGGCCGAATACGAGCGCCTGCATACGTTCACGCAAATTGCAGCGGTCGTCGCAGAGCAGATCCAAAGCCGCGTCAGCAATAATGTCGATTACGACCTGCTAAGCCGCGAGCGTGATAACTTTCGCATCCTGGTCGCGATTACTAACGCGGTGCTTTCCCGCCTCGACATGGATGAACTGGTCAGTGAAGTCTCGAAAGAGATCCATCACTATTTCAAAATCGATGCTATCAGTATCGCCCTGCGGGGGCATCGCAAGGGCAAACTGAATATCTACTCCACGCACTATCTCGATGAGGCCAACCCGGCCCATGAACAAAGTGAGGTCGATGAGGCCGGCACGCTCTCTGAGCGGGTGTTCAGAAGCAAAGAGATCCTGTTGCTCAACCTCAACGAACAGGATGCGCTGGCACCTTATGAGCGTATGCTGTTCAACACCTGGGGCAATAAAATTCAGACCCTGTGTCTGCTGCCGCTGATGTCCGGCAATACAATGCTTGGCGTGCTGAAGCTGGCGCAGTGCGAGGAAGGCGTGTTTACCACCGCCAACCTTAAGCTGCTGCGCCAGATTGCCGAGCGTATTTCCATCGCGCTGGATAATGCCCTGGCCTATCAGGAGATCCATCGCCTGAAAGAGCGGCTGGTGGATGAAAACCTGGCCCTGACCGAACAACTCAACAATGTTGACAGCGAGTTTGGCGAAATTATTGGTCGCAGCGATGCCATGTACAGCGTGCTCAAGCAGGTTGAAATGGTCGCACAGAGCGACAGCACGGTGCTTATTCTCGGCGAAACCGGCACCGGCAAAGAGCTGATCGCCCGTGCTATCCATAATTTGAGCAACCGCAACAGCCGCCGCATGGTGAAGATGAACTGTGCCGCCATGCCTGCCGGGCTGCTGGAAAGCGATCTCTTCGGCCATGAGCGCGGCGCGTTTACTGGCGCCAGCAGCCAACGTCTCGGCCGTTTTGAACTGGCAGATAAAAGCTCGCTGTTTCTCGATGAAGTGGGCGATATGCCGCTGGAGCTCCAGCCAAAGCTGCTTCGCGTTCTTCAGGAGCAGGAGTTTGAACGTCTCGGCAGCAATAAGCTGATCCAGACGGATGTGCGTTTAATTGCGGCAACAAACCGCGACCTGAAAAAAATGGTCGCCGACCGCGAGTTTCGAAGCGATCTCTATTATCGCCTGAACGTGTTCCCGATCTACCTGCCGCCGCTGCGCGAGCGCCCGGAAGATATTCCTCTGCTGGTCAAAGCCTTCACCGCTAAGATTGCGCGCAGAATGGGGCGAAATATCGACAGTATCCCTGCCGAGACGCTACGTACGCTCTCTTCCATGGAGTGGCCTGGCAACGTTCGCGAACTGGAAAACGTCATTGAGCGTGCGGTGCTATTGACGCGCGGCAACGTACTGCAGCTGTCACTGCCCGACGTCTCACTGGCGGAAGCGTCCGTGACGGCGGCGGAAGTGGCGCAGGATGGCGAAGACGAATACCAGCTGATTATGCGCGTGCTTAAAGAGACCAACGGCGTGGTGGCCGGACCTAAAGGCGCCGCTCAGCGGCTGGGGTTAAAACGCACCACTCTGCTGTCGCGTATGAAGCGGCTGGGCATTGATAAAGAGAGCCTGGCGTAG